taatacatcttaaaaTTCACAGAAACTGGCtctcaaacacaaaataaaatgattaatAATTATAAAGTTAATTGACAGTCTCCTTGTTACGGGGCAGAACAAATTTGGttaatttgtttattaatgtaGCTCCTTGCTAAATTCTTATtaaaggcgagaaaaaaaagctttatttaaatccatacttaaaaaaatacttaCTTATAATACAACTTAAAATTCACAGAAACTGGCTTtccaacacaaaataaaataattaataataatagagtTAATTGACACAGTCTCCTTGTTACGGGGCAGAAAATGTGGTTCAAAATGATGCTACTCGATACAGTCTTCCCCAGACCCCGTGTAGGCCCCTGGACCGCAAGCCGGGCCCCCTCCAAGTTTGTTTAACGTTTTCTGGCCCCCGAATTCCTCAACCAATGCATtggtcctcccctcccccatctgATATCTGATGCTGCACAGCTATCACGAACCCCTCTgaacttcatttattttaattaaaacaaatgatcAGATGCAACCGGATTATTAAGGGAAGCTGTTTTTAATCTTCATCCACGTAACAATCTTGTGTTTTTCTCCCAGCCCACCATCGTGCACTACGAGGACTTTGACGTCGTCGCCGACATCAAGGCCATCCGCAAAGCCTGCAAAGGGTTCGGTGAGTTGGGAAACGCCGATTTTAATTCCAGCGACGCTCCCGTATGCGTTATTGCATTTTGTTTTATCGCGATTGTGCATCCGTTTGTGTTGTTTTCCCACCACAGGAACAGATGAGCAGGCCATCATCGACATCCTGGCAAACCGCAGCTCGGCTCAGCGGCAGGAAATTAAATACGCCTATTTTGAAAAGTATGATGATGTGAGTGTCGCTCAACAATACGCAGTCATACTGtgtaatcttctttttaccacaacgaccattttttttcttcttttgttgcccCCCTTTTTTAATCACCCGTCCCATTTGTTTAATGATGTCTCTGCGCGTTAGGAGTTGGTGGACGTGTTGAAGAAAGAGTTGTCGGGCAGCTTCGAGAACGCCCTCCTCGCCATGCTGGACCCGCCCGTCGTCTTCGCCGTGAAGGAGCTGAGGAAGGCCATGAAGGGGGCCGGCACCGACGAGGACGTCCTGGTGGAGATCCTCTGCACCGCCACCAACGCCGTCAGTGACGCTATTATAAAAGCACGGAAGCAGTTCAGATAgtcaaaaaaaaatatttgtattaattgtgTATGATTGTTTCCCACAGGACATTGCCATGTTCAAGGAATGCTACTTTCAAGGTAAGCCATTtgcaaaactagaatgggcactcagtagagcgcataccttcgcatatcacaagattgggcattgaattatggacattttggcattagttgcatgccaattggataaaaattgaccgtgctatggtaaaaagaagattttgaccttttcatgaccttgacctttgacccgatcgatcccaaaatctaatcaaatggtccccgcataataaacaatcatcccaccaaattccatgcgattcggtttaatactttttgagttatgcgagtaacacgcatacaaataaataaatacacggcgatcaaaacacaaccttccgcattttcaatgcgaaggtaatcattgTCACTTTATAGTTATACATAAGTTAATAATTGATATTTGCTTGCGAGTGACTCGGGCAAAGCTGCTAAAGGAGCCTGAGCACGCTAACCGCTAACTAGCTGGTTGTGGTTAGCGCGAGCATGTTGGCATGGCAACGTCTTGACCACTGACACCGGCGCTAATGACGGATGTTATTCACAAAACATCTACTTATTTGATTATTCAAAGGTTTCTCAGCCAATTGAGAACTCTCTGTGTTTAGCTCAATGCTAACCTGGCTAGCCGCTGTATTCTCTTTTTAACGTTCATCTTTATGTATGTTAACTAGAATACTTCATCTTATGTACGTCCTGGGGGGTTTAATGTTAAGCTTTCACTGGAGAGCACTGTTGAGTAATCTATTGAGTGTCCTTTACACAGGGAGGAGTGAACAAGGGAGTGATTTTGGACACAACTCCCGTGTCTACTTTTATGAATCCAGTTCCCACGTCACTGCActaattaattttttaattacCATTTTGGTTTAGCTgactcttttgttgttgttatggtaAACACTATCATTCAATTTGTTGTCcagtatttatttttgcagtTTCGTAAGTTCACGTAAACTGTAatcacatatttatatttatatggtgATGAATTCTTTCAAGGCTAAGACACTAACTGGTGGTGTCACGAAACTAAAACACACTTGAGGTGTTTGAAAAATGAAATCAGGTTAGACTTGAAGAAAAAATAGGATAATTATTAACTTAAAGCTGGTTTTGGGAAAGTGGTTATACCCAACTTGTTATTACAAATAAGAAACCGACTGGACCCGCTCACTTTCTATCTAGTACACGAGTAGTTTAGGTACTTTAGGGGTGGACTTGCCCTTTAAATAGCGAGACGTAAAACAAACGGTGTGGCGACTCTTTTCATCTGACCCGTTTGTGTTCACACTAGTGCACGAGCGTGACCTTGAAGCCGACATCGAGGGAGACACGAGCGGGGACGTGAGGAACCTGCTCATGGCTCTGCTGGAGGTGAGCGGCCTTTCAGGTTTCTACTACGCTCCCGTAACTCAAATCCCGCCGTCTGCTCTGGGACTGAAATCGAgctctgcatacacacacatacacacacagacacacacacagacacacactggccACCACAAAGCAGgagaggacatttacatattctttAGGGGCAATTTTTCTCCCCACTGACTGTAATCcagaggcatttaaaaataaattggaggcactttttgaaacttctGAAATAAGATTTAACctttgttgaaaaaaacaatgaatatacttatttaggcttacagtatatgagcatttgtcataaaaatggccaaaataagactattaggcagtagtctgcagattcaaagtgttttctttgatttttttaacaaaaaacaaacggaAAACATAAATTAgacaattatatttaattttattcttatttctttgtggttattattacattttttaaacaattataactttttattttttattttttataggtcaatatttatttatttaatattatttatttatttatttacagcaGATAGGACACAACAAAGAACCCCAAAACaatgctattaaattatctatattctgggggcattttttccccctcttaatgatatcaggggcaaatgATATTTCTTCGGGGCGGTTTTGCCCGTTGCCCTCGTGTATCTCTGACGCTGCCTCTAAGTCATCCCGCTCTCCGTCCTCCAGGGCAACAGAGACGAGACGTACGAGGTGGACGAGCAGCTGGCGGAGGAAGACGCCACCTGCCTGTTTGAGGTACCGCCCCAATGTTCAAATCCCCCAATATCCTCATCGCGGATTTATTAATGCCGAACGACGTCAATATAATATCTGCCGTTTCCCGATGCAGGCGGGCGAGGGTGGATTCGGAACGGACGAGTCCACGTTCACCTACGTCCTGGCCTCCAGAAATTACCTGCAGCTCCAGGCCACCTTCAAGATCTACGAGCAGGTGGGTTCACGGACGGCTGCGGCGATACGACAAGTCGGTGCTTTTACATCCCCCTCGAGACGGACTTCCGTGGCGCTTTAAAACGACCCGAACATCTTCAATTATGGGATTAGGAGGATCTGGAAAATGAAACGTTGTACTTTAAAGACGTTGCCGGTGCTTTTGATTCAACTGCTCGTCGTCTCCCCGCAGCTCTCTGGAACGGAGATCCTGGACGCCATCGAGAACGAGACGTCTGGCACGCTGAAGAAATGCTACATCGCTCTTGGTTTGTGTGAAATGCCGCATGTTGAATATTAAGATACTAACGTACTAGATCTGCGATCTGAATTCATTAGGAAAAAAAGGAGCAAAAGGCTGGGATGCAATTATGTCACGCCAGCGTAACATATATTTAAGTATAACCAAAATGAGTATTATGCTTGCCTTCACCCATGAATGCCATTATGAgttcatatttaatgtattcatgGTCGTAACTGGTCATTTAAATTACGTCTTTTCAATGTATTTAGTTTCCTTGTCTATGTAAAGGGTTGAGCACATTTgtatatgaaaataataataatatgttaaaTGGATGCCTTTCCTTGCTCCCCTCAGTGAGAGTTGCTAAGAACCCTCAGCTCTACTTCGCCCGGCGACTGAACGACGCCATGGCGGGAGCGGGCACCGACGAGGACACCCTCATTCGCATCATTGTGTGTCGCTCCGAGGTAActgcagaaaaaaacatcacGACTTCTAGCGAAGTTTAGAGACGGACATGACATCATTGTTAAGTTATTTTATCAATATTTCATTTATTGAGTGCTGTGTTACTGGGAAAAATCAGGTTACGCATCAACAAGAGCTGAATTAACTTGGTTTCTGTAAAATCTGCTTGATAAACAAAGATCTCTCTGATAAgagatttaattaaataaatccaaTATGAGTCAAATATTTGGCTGTGGAAACCGACTTTCAGCGCGCTGATTTCTTCTTCAATAATGTTTATTGTTTCTTCTTCGACAGTACGATTTGGAGACCATCAAAGACCTGTACCTGGAGAAATACGACGTGTCCCTGAAGGAGGCCCTGAGGGATGAGTGCGGCGGGGACTTCAAACGCCTCCTCCTGGGTATCTGCCACTGAAGGTCTGAGAGTCGAGCAGGACGACAGGGAGGACACGATCGACCAAAAACAGAAATAGATTGATAAATGACtgaaaaaattaatttaatatgACATTAAATGTACCAAAAgttgtttaaaaatttttattgTAACACTTATAAAATGTGACAAAGAGATATTAGTTTTATTgcttatagagatatatatatatagggaataaatagattaatattttaataagagatttataaattattatataaaaataaaagagtatgtatagatatatatatatatatatatatatacacacatactctttaattaattaattaatgcaaagcttaataaataaagaagcaaATTAAATCCGAAATACCTATTTATCACGTTTTATCAGTTAATTAGTGCCTCTATTTATTTTTCGATATGAATTCCGTCACATTTAATGACATATTAAGTTATTTCCCgcgtcatttatttaattacttttgGATTTTGGCGGGTTTTGGACGTGGACAACCGAGGCAGAGACAGCAGTTTGTCCTGTGCTGCTGTTTCCTGTCTGAACAAACTAATTACCCCTCGGCCTCTCCGCGTGACATTATGTAGGCAGGAGGGTGGAAGTAATATAATTATTAACCCAACTCACGTCAGAGTAACTAGGTATTTGGGTCTCTCTTTGTAAACGTTTTTTTCCACAGACGTTAATCACAAAATTCACATCCCATTTGGAATTAATCCTCTATCTGCGTCCGCCAGTTACTGCCCGTTTCTTAGTCAATTTGGAGCTCCAGTTCTTAACACACTTACCAGCATTTAACTCAGTGGTGAGAAAGTCTCCGTCACTGTCAACGAGCACCAAGACTTTTACATTTCCAGTCGCACTGATGCCATTACACCGAGTGGGATTCGATCAGCTGATGGGATaataacattgtaaacatgtttgtacACTGTGGGAAAAAACTATTACTTCATTATGTCTCTACTGCTGCATTCATTAAAGCAAGGAGATATAAGTGTTACGATTATCACCATCATGAAAGTATTAATCCgtttttagatttatttgtgttttattttatttttcttatatcTTTCACCCTCCGTGACCCAAACTGACGGTTATATTCCACCGCTGTTGCAACTAATGCAATCACTCCATGTGGCTTGAAGTTTTGTTTCtgttaaaatgaaagaaatgtgaATGTTTTGAAGGAATCTTAGTTGGTGTCTCAAAATTAGCAGACGAGATAACGAGTAAAAACTTGACAAATACACCTCGCCttgttataaatatatgttttatattttacgACTAACACAGTAgagtgttttaatatatataatttggtgTAATGCTTAGGCCAGAGGGCTTATGAGAAGCAACATCTAACATCTGGAcagtgtgtatatctgtgtgtatctttaaGGCAGCTGAGATGTGTTAAAAGTACCACTATTGTGAGCAACAAGGTGCATGTACCTGTACATGAGATCGTTGCAACATGGGCATCCGGTGGAGTAGTTGGAATATGTTTTGTCTCTATAGCCAAAGAATGTTAGTCTAAAGCAAATAAAGTTCCCTATAACATCATCATGTCTGATTGTATTTGATCTTTGACTGTCTCCGATTCTCTAAGGAAGTATTGccggttaaaaaaacaacttatcAGGGTACATAGAATTTAAATTGAGGGGAAAAAACGGACATTTTGAGATATATACAATCCTAAAATCACTGTTCACCGTGTAGAAGCTTATAAAAGCCTAATAGTCATTTACAACGGAGTTGTTAGATGCACTTGCTCCTTGATAGCGCATTGATGCCTTCAAGTACTGTCGGAAATAAGAACATCTTAAATAAAAGTGGGAAAGAATAAGGGAAACCTGAAATCGTACAGTATAATTTAACTCGTATTATACTAATATTACACACGTATCACGCAATCGTGTGTTGTATCAtgacaataatttaaaaaataaataaaaacttgagTAATTGACTATTGATGGAGAGAATTACGACGGTGAGCTGTTGCCCGGAAGGCAGCTTACAGTCGCCACGGCGCTCTGTGGCGCCGCCCCTCCCTCAGACATGCGTGTTGTACTGTCGTCTCGTATTTCTCCACTCGCCTCttgtttatatacatttttattaaataacattattacaaaaaaaatgtacgcATTGTACTTGAAGTGAGACTTGAGACGACCTGCGTCACTGACACGGGAAAACCTCCAGCACCGGCCGTGTCCGCTGGACCCTCTCGACGGTACgttgtcccgtgtgtgtgtgcgtgcgtttcgCCGGTTGGTCCTTTTTCTCTTGGTAGCAGGTCATTATCGTCATTAGCATCCATCTTGGTGGAAGCGAATTAAAGAGAAATGCTAGACCCTTTAAACATCGTATGTGTATATGGTATGCCGTATAACGTATGTCGTGTTACATATAATGATTAAAACCGTAGTATTCAATCTATAAATCGATATATATGAAGATAAAAGGCCTGCCGACTGAGCCGTTGCATTATCGCTAATTAGTGGAAGCAAATGTTAAATTCCTTCACAGGTCGTTCACTCCACATTGTGTCAGGTGTTTTTTAAACCGGATTAATCACTGCGGCGTGGTGTGTTTACGTGCTGCAGCTCGCACATGTCAAAGAATAAGTGGAGTCCGTCACACCGACGAAAACAAGCagataaaaaacattattttagtcTGTTGTGCGATTTCGCAGCGTCGCATTCCAGGTATcgagcacctgaatgcaccaccCCATATTTATATGTCTTCGCTGCAGCCAGGAACCATATCAGGAAAATGAGTGCACTGGGGTTGAAAGTGCACATGCACAGTTGTGTATCAGGAATTCATGTTGCGTATCAGTGAGAAATCATAAAGTTATTCCGGAAGATAAGAGATGTTGCGTTGCATAATGGGAAATGGGGGATCCACTGGTATGTGGAGCCTCAGGGACTAAACGTTAGGATATCTAGGATTAAACATACCTGTCTACTCTCCCCTGACTAGCAACTGGTACCCactagaataaatataaaaacaaataaatataaaaactaaatagggagatatatatatatatttatatatatatatataaatacatatatatatatacatatttatatatatatataaatacgtatatatatatatatatttatatatataataaatacgtatatatatatatgtatttatatatatatgtatttatatatatataaaaaaatatatatacatatatatacgtatttatatatatataaatatatatatatatttgtcttaaAAACCTGCTTCTAAAATACATTTACGAAAACTATGGATCCCCTGCTCATTTGTAATGAATGCCTCACTAATGCATGATTCATCCCgctttaattaatgtattcatgCTTCATAAATCATGAGCTCACGCGGTTTGGCACCAATACATTATTCAGTTTTATTAAGTTATTCAGCACAAAAGGTAAAGACATAAAAGGACCGTTTGTCCATCGTAAGTTCGCCGCATCAAGCGAAGGTCCACACCTGAATATGTCATGGAAACACAGGTAACATAGACGGGGACATCCAACAGgttgtttatttaaatgctgAATATAAACGCTGTTATTAtaatgaaaacatttcagtGCCTGCGTTGATTAATGTATCGTTCTATTTGGATATGTTCATTAGTCGCTCTTAGTTTCTCATGAAGTTGCATGTGCATAAATTAATGCTTTGCACCAAAAagtaaataatatatgtatcaaTGCATAATAACGTAACCTATTTATAGCTTTAACTGGAGCCTTTATTATTCTATAAATGTAATTTCGCACCTAAGTAGTCtactttaaattatatatatatgtatatatatatatatatatatatatataaataataataataataaaagtgatGAAGGGATGAAGTGCAAACAGTTAGTAACCGCAAcgaagaacatttagacaacatatcatttatgaatttatttaaattatttgttttattttattttctggaCTTGTGAGGGTTATTAAAAGTACAATGAAGGCACAAACCTTTGTGATTATGACTTCTGTGTCTCATTATTGTGACTTATATCTCGTAATCATAGGGAAAGTTTCTCTTTCTGAACTTTGTGTTGCTGCTTGTATTGCACCTGGTACTTTATTCTTTGTAAGCTGCCTTCAGGGGAACGGTTAAAAGTCGTAATTCTCCCCATCAAtagtcaataataataataatgcacttTACATCAAATAATTAAAACGTCCTAAAATCTATAGAATAAAAGTAACTAAAATgaccataaaacaataaatgacaACAATTAGAACATGGAGCACACCATCacactttaaataataataataactttatttatattgcactttaaaaaacaatgtttacaaagtgctccgcAGAGAGTCAAAGGAATaacaagaaaccaatattacatttaaaaatctatattaaaataaaaaatacaaatacaaatacaaacaattaattaaaaaccaaataaattgaaaataaaaaataaataaatcaaaaacagacaaactaaattaggggaaccaaagttctgcataaaaagactagatcacctaaaagctgttctataaaaatgggtttaaagaagtgatttaaatgaagttactgattctgcgagccttatcccctccTTAAAAGCAGCATTGACTCAAGttttaattgttgttgttgttgccatcTTACAATACCAGATTGCGCAATGCAATTCGATTGTAACCCCATTTCTCACACTATACACACAaagcatgtatatgtatacaggactgtctcagaaaattagaatattgtgataaagttctttattttctgtaatgcaattaaaaaaatattaaatattaaaagaataaatggcttgcaatatttcagttgatttgtaatgaatccagaatgcatgacatttttgtttttttaattgcattacagaaaataaagaactttatcacaatattctaattttctgagacagtcctgtatgcgtGTAATATTAGGACAATACAAGTTAAACTATACCGTACAATTTCAGGTTTCCTCTTAAGTTactctctttatttaaaaaaatagccgTCAAATTTAAGCAAGCAATACATGTATGATAAGAACATGAATAGTGGGAgtacacacaatatatacatgATATAAACACTCATTCTTGTTGTTGTGATCATGAGATTTCATCCTGTAACTGTAAGATAAGTTACATTAAGTTGCACAAAAACTAGAACTGAACTAAAAGGAGAACAGATATtgaacatatacactaccgttcaaaagtttggggtcatccagacaattttgtgtcttccatgaaaactcacttttatttatcaaatgaattgaaaattgaatataaaatatagtcaagacattgacaaggttagaaataatgattaatatttgaagtattaattttgatctacaaacttcaagctcaaaggaaggctagttgtatagcttatatcaccagcataactgttttcagctgtgctaacataattgcacaagggttttctaatcagacattagtcttctaaggcgattagcaaacacaatgtaccattagaacactggagtgatagttgatggaaatgggcctctatacaccaatggagatatttcattagaaaccagacacttccacctagaatagtcatttaccacattaacaatgtatagtgtgtatttatgattaatgttatctttattgaaaaaacagtgcttttctttgaaaaataaagacatttctaagtgaccccaaacttttgaacggtagtgtaaattcAAAGTAATTCAaaattgttgattttttttgtcagtACAATGAAGCTGTTTTGGGTTTGACTTAGTTTAACTCCTCTAAACACGTTCTGCATCTTAAAAGTATGCCTGAAAAGTATTTTTAACCAATAGGAGCCTTGTTAATCTTACACGCGCCCGGCCGTCCCAACTAATcagaatttttattttgtatagcccaatatcacaaattacaaattctcctcagagggctttacaatctggacacacacGACATCgctgaactttgacctcacatcggatcaggaacgactccccaagaaatagaaacaaccAGAAGGCATGAGTTACAGCCAGATCCGACGGTCCCTATTAGATCACATGACCCGTCGTGAAACTCtcctctcgcccccccccccccctctctctcaggtgGGGAGCGATGGCGTCCGTGTGGCAGCAGGAGCCGTCCGGTTACTCCTCGTGCGTGGAGATCGACTCCAGCACCGTGAGGTGCGGCAAAGACAGACTGACCTCCCCCGTCTG
The Pseudoliparis swirei isolate HS2019 ecotype Mariana Trench chromosome 16, NWPU_hadal_v1, whole genome shotgun sequence DNA segment above includes these coding regions:
- the anxa13 gene encoding annexin A13 isoform X1; the protein is MGNCQPTIVHYEDFDVVADIKAIRKACKGFGTDEQAIIDILANRSSAQRQEIKYAYFEKYDDELVDVLKKELSGSFENALLAMLDPPVVFAVKELRKAMKGAGTDEDVLVEILCTATNADIAMFKECYFQVHERDLEADIEGDTSGDVRNLLMALLEGNRDETYEVDEQLAEEDATCLFEAGEGGFGTDESTFTYVLASRNYLQLQATFKIYEQLSGTEILDAIENETSGTLKKCYIALVRVAKNPQLYFARRLNDAMAGAGTDEDTLIRIIVCRSEYDLETIKDLYLEKYDVSLKEALRDECGGDFKRLLLGICH
- the anxa13 gene encoding annexin A13 isoform X2, with amino-acid sequence MGNCQPTIVHYEDFDVVADIKAIRKACKGFGTDEQAIIDILANRSSAQRQEIKYAYFEKYDDLVDVLKKELSGSFENALLAMLDPPVVFAVKELRKAMKGAGTDEDVLVEILCTATNADIAMFKECYFQVHERDLEADIEGDTSGDVRNLLMALLEGNRDETYEVDEQLAEEDATCLFEAGEGGFGTDESTFTYVLASRNYLQLQATFKIYEQLSGTEILDAIENETSGTLKKCYIALVRVAKNPQLYFARRLNDAMAGAGTDEDTLIRIIVCRSEYDLETIKDLYLEKYDVSLKEALRDECGGDFKRLLLGICH